In Megalobrama amblycephala isolate DHTTF-2021 linkage group LG10, ASM1881202v1, whole genome shotgun sequence, one DNA window encodes the following:
- the lzts2a gene encoding leucine zipper putative tumor suppressor 2a — MALVQALPVPTDHPKPSADVQQCCSVSHSPSVAVAGTMGSVSSLISGRTYQERHCRAASDFGAKYRKPTPAMSCFRQQEGTLRSASSQEQLLASQPPLPAKNKSSALISAGNGNYGYMSDEPVGDWNDNHVTTCSPSSDTEEPPDNRGMNGNIGGPPPKLVPVSGRLEKSMEKILIRPTAFKPVMPKNRNSVQYLSPRSGGSLSESQGSLNLLLPGNGAGLGCQEKRNSYSGGRNARSSQSCTMSDSGRNSLSSLPTYSSTGYSLAQSEVPTGHMETTRSGGGHGHSNSDSGRSSSSKSTGSLSGRGQPLSDNGSCGRSPAPGEGYEGVIRELEEKLRERDLELQQLRDNLDENEAAICQVYEEKQKRCEQELEDLRQSCASKMKQVQLKAQRAQQVLQLQVFQLQQEKKKLQEDFSQLLQEREALEKRCASFEREQTQLGPRLEETKWEVCQKSGEISLLKQQLKDLQSDLGQKASEIVALKAQLREARSELQASQTRSQEAHATARTRTLELEVCENELQRRKSEAELLREKVGRLEEESIRLKEALAVPTSQALPSKGQCMSLPLPQSRGGITHGISPAFRDNNSEEQLLVYESDEAKVQRQSVDVLHGLRQQVDRLRAELMYERRRSEDQLEGFDEERRVWQEEKDKVIRYQKQLQQNYIQMYRRNRDLERVMRELSLELENRDMEEFDMRSNEIHFEEITATEI; from the exons ATGGCTCTAGTTCAGGCGCTGCCTGTGCCCACTGATCACCCAAAGCCCAGTGCTGACGTCCAGCAGTGCTGCTCAGTGTCTCACTCCCCCTCCGTAGCTGTGGCAGGCACCATGGGTTCCGTCAGCAGCCTGATCTCTGGACGTACCTACCAGGAGCGCCACTGCCGAGCCGCCAGCGACTTTGGTGCCAAGTATCGCAAACCCACACCAGCCATGAGCTGTTTCAGACAGCAAGAGGGCACATTGCGCAGCGCCAGCTCACAGGAGCAGCTTCTCGCCAGCCAGCCTCCTCTACCCGCCAAGAACAAGTCCTCTGCCCTCATCTCTGCTGGCAATGGCAACTATGGCTATATGAGTGACGAGCCAGTGGGCGACTGGAATGATAATCACGTGACCACGTGCAGCCCATCCAGTGATACTGAAGAGCCTCCTGATAACAGAGGCATGAATGGTAATATTGGTGGCCCTCCGCCCAAACTCGTCCCAGTGTCAGGCAGACTGGAAAAG AGTATGGAGAAGATACTGATCCGTCCCACTGCCTTTAAGCCTGTCATGCCCAAGAATCGCAACTCTGTGCAGTACCTGTCTCCACGGTCAGGGGGCAGTCTGTCTGAAAGCCAGGGCAGCCTCAACCTCTTACTTCCTGGCAATGGAGCGGGGTTGGGCTGTCAGGAAAAGCGCAACTCTTACAGTGGGGGACGCAACGCACGGAGTAGCCAGTCCTGCACCATGTCTGACTCAGGCCGTAACTCCCTCTCTAGCCTACCCACTTACAGCAGCACAGGGTACAGCCTGGCACAGAGTGAAGTACCCACTGGGCACATGGAAACCACACGCTCCGGTGGTGGCCACGGACACTCTAACTCCGACAGCGGTCGGTCATCATCCAGTAAGAGTACTGGGTCTTTAAGTGGGCGTGGCCAGCCCCTCTCAGACAACGGATCGTGTGGCCGCTCCCCGGCTCCAGGAGAAGGTTATGAAGGCGTAATTCGGGAACTTGAGGAGAAGCTGAGGGAAAGAGACCTGGAGCTGCAGCAACTTAGGGACAACCTGGATGAGAACGAGGCAGCCATCTGTCAG GTGTATGAGGAGAAACAGAAGCGCTGTGAGCAAGAGTTGGAGGACCTTCGGCAGAGCTGTGCATCGAAGATGAAGCAGGTGCAGCTGAAGGCACAACGGGCGCAACAGGTTCTCCAGTTGCAGGTGTTTCAGCTGCAGCAGGAGAAGAAGAAATTACAGGAGGACTTCTCCCAACTGCTACAAGAACGGGAGGCATTGGAGAAGAGATGTGCTTCTTTTGAGAGGGAGCAGACTCAACTAGGTCCTCGTTTAGAAGAGACAAAGTGGGAG GTGTGTCAGAAGTCAGGTGAGATCTCTCTCCTGAAGCAGCAGCTGAAGGACTTACAGTCAGATCTTGGTCAGAAGGCCAGCGAGATTGTTGCTTTGAAGGCGCAGTTGAGAGAGGCTCGTTCTGAGCTTCAAGCTAGCCAGACTCGCTCGCAGGAAGCCCATGCCACAGCTCGCACTCGCACACTCGAACTGGAAGTTTGCGAGAATGAGCTGCAGCGCCGTAAGAGCGAAGCGGAGCTCCTGCGGGAGAAGGTGGGCCGTTTAGAGGAAGAGTCCATCCGTCTTAAAGAGGCTTTGGCAGTGCCCACATCCCAAGCTTTACCTTCTAAAGGCCAATGCATGAGCTTGCCCCTACCCCAAAGTCGTGGGGGGATCACTCACGGGATCAGCCCCGCTTTCCGGGACAACAACAGCGAAGAGCAGCTTCTAGTATACGAGAGTGATGAGGCGAAGGTGCAGCGCCAGAGCGTAGACGTGCTTCATGGTCTTCGTCAGCAGGTGGACCGACTGCGGGCAGAGCTGATGTATGAGAGGAGGCGAAGCGAGGACCAGCTGGAGGGCTTTGACGAGGAACGCAGGGTGTGGCAAGAGGAGAAAGACAAGGTGATCCGTTACCAGAAGCAGCTTCAGCAGAACTACATCCAGATGTACCGCAGAAACCGTGACCTGGAGCGTGTGATGAGGGAACTTAGTCTGGAGCTGGAGAACAGGGACATGGAAGAGTTTGACATGCGTAGCAACGAAATCCATTTCGAGGAGATCACTGCCACTGAAATCTAA